In Carnobacterium sp. CP1, the following are encoded in one genomic region:
- the pflA gene encoding pyruvate formate-lyase-activating protein — MRDLTTGYVHSTESFGSVDGPGIRFIAFMQGCRMRCEFCHNPDTWNMGGGTPYTADELLEEALAYREYWGEKGGITISGGEPLLHIDFLIELFKKAQAEGVHTTLDTCGQPFTYDDPFFSRFEELMKYTDLLLFDIKHIDDEKHKKLTMMSNKNILNMARYLSDIKKPVWIRHVLVPERSDVDEDLVRLDEFIKSLGNVLKVEILPYHKLGVYKYAALNIPYKLEHIEPPTAERVENAKRLLHVDEYTLHQTV; from the coding sequence ATGAGGGATTTAACTACCGGTTATGTGCATTCAACAGAAAGCTTTGGATCAGTAGATGGTCCTGGAATCCGTTTTATCGCTTTTATGCAAGGCTGTCGTATGCGTTGTGAATTTTGCCATAACCCAGATACTTGGAATATGGGAGGAGGGACACCTTACACTGCCGATGAATTACTCGAAGAGGCATTAGCTTATCGTGAATATTGGGGAGAAAAGGGCGGAATCACCATTAGCGGAGGGGAACCACTGCTGCACATTGATTTTCTAATTGAACTTTTTAAAAAAGCTCAAGCTGAAGGCGTTCATACAACGCTTGATACATGTGGTCAACCTTTTACGTATGATGATCCTTTTTTTAGCCGTTTTGAAGAATTGATGAAATACACAGACTTACTCTTATTCGATATCAAGCACATCGATGACGAAAAACATAAAAAGTTAACAATGATGTCGAATAAAAACATTTTAAATATGGCGCGTTATTTATCGGATATAAAAAAACCGGTTTGGATCAGGCATGTCTTAGTCCCAGAACGATCAGATGTGGATGAAGATTTGGTGCGTTTAGATGAATTCATCAAATCTTTGGGCAATGTCCTTAAAGTTGAAATCCTGCCTTATCATAAATTAGGGGTTTATAAATATGCGGCATTGAATATCCCCTACAAATTAGAACACATCGAACCGCCAACTGCAGAACGCGTAGAAAATGCCAAACGACTCTTACATGTGGATGAGTATACCCTGCATCAAACGGTATAG
- the pflB gene encoding formate C-acetyltransferase: MEQWQGFKGKVWKEEIDVREFIQQNYQPYDGTDEFLEGSTEATAALWKQVMELNKAEREAGGVLDMDTKVVSTITSHAAGYLNKEFEKITGFQTEKPFKRGLQPFGGIRMSEQSAESYGFSIDPEVSHIFRDYRKTHNQGVFDAYTPEIRAARRSGIITGLPDAYGRGRIIGDYRRVALYGVDRLIAEKKSDLANTGYGTMSENVIRDREELNEQIRALIELKELGHIYGFDISQPASTAIEAFQWLYLGYLAAVKEQNGAAMSLGRTSTFLDVYIERDLANGTLTEVEAQEIVDHFIMKLRLVKFSRTPDYNDLFSGDPTWVTESIGGVGEDGRHLVTKNSYRFLHSLTNLGPAPEPNLTVLWSTRLPENFKKYCAKVSIASSAIQYENDDVMRLEWGDDYGIACCVSAMRIGKQMQFFGARANLAKTLLYAINGGVDEKLKVQIGPKYQPITSEYLDYDEVMEKYDAMMEWIAGLYLNTLNIIHYMHDKYSYERIEMALHDSEVMRTMATGIAGFSVVIDSLSAIKYAKVKAIRDENGLVTDYEIEGDYPKFGNNDNRADDIGIWLLKTFMSKVKKHPTYRGATHTTSILTITSNVVYGKKTGNTPDGRRAGEPFAPGANPMHGRDTHGALASLNSVAKIPYRYSLDGISNTFSIIPKALGKEDEVQQSNLANMLDGYVKKGGHHLNVNVFNRETLLDAMDHPEDYPQLTIRVSGYAVNFIKLTREQQMDVINRTMHGSM, encoded by the coding sequence ATGGAACAATGGCAAGGGTTTAAAGGGAAAGTATGGAAAGAAGAAATTGACGTACGTGAGTTTATACAACAAAACTATCAGCCTTATGACGGTACTGACGAATTTTTAGAGGGTTCTACTGAGGCTACCGCTGCATTATGGAAACAGGTGATGGAATTAAACAAAGCTGAACGCGAAGCAGGCGGGGTATTGGACATGGATACTAAGGTGGTTTCCACGATCACTTCTCATGCTGCAGGCTATTTGAATAAAGAATTTGAAAAAATAACTGGATTTCAAACTGAAAAACCTTTTAAACGAGGATTGCAGCCGTTTGGAGGTATTCGCATGAGCGAACAATCAGCTGAATCTTATGGATTTAGCATTGATCCTGAAGTTTCACACATTTTTCGCGATTATCGTAAAACACACAATCAAGGTGTATTTGATGCCTATACTCCAGAAATCCGTGCTGCTCGCCGCAGCGGCATCATTACAGGTCTCCCGGATGCTTATGGACGCGGAAGAATCATTGGAGATTACCGCAGAGTGGCTTTATATGGCGTAGATCGTTTGATTGCTGAGAAAAAAAGCGATTTAGCTAATACAGGATACGGTACTATGAGTGAAAATGTGATACGCGACCGTGAAGAATTAAATGAACAAATCAGAGCTTTGATCGAATTGAAAGAGTTAGGACATATCTATGGATTTGACATTTCCCAACCCGCTTCAACAGCCATTGAAGCTTTCCAATGGTTGTATTTAGGCTACTTAGCAGCGGTCAAAGAACAAAATGGTGCTGCTATGTCATTGGGACGGACTTCTACTTTCTTGGATGTTTATATCGAACGTGATCTCGCTAATGGAACGTTAACTGAAGTTGAAGCACAAGAAATTGTTGATCACTTTATTATGAAGCTTCGCTTAGTTAAATTTTCTCGGACTCCAGACTACAATGATTTATTTTCTGGCGATCCTACTTGGGTTACCGAATCAATTGGTGGCGTAGGAGAAGATGGACGTCATCTCGTCACCAAGAATAGTTATCGTTTCTTACACAGTTTAACGAACTTAGGACCTGCACCTGAACCTAACTTGACGGTACTTTGGTCAACGCGTTTGCCGGAAAACTTTAAAAAGTATTGTGCAAAAGTTTCAATCGCTTCCAGTGCCATCCAATATGAAAACGATGACGTTATGCGACTTGAATGGGGAGACGATTATGGGATTGCGTGCTGTGTTTCTGCTATGCGGATCGGCAAACAGATGCAGTTTTTTGGCGCTCGTGCTAACTTAGCAAAAACCTTATTATACGCAATCAACGGCGGGGTAGATGAAAAACTAAAAGTTCAAATCGGGCCTAAATATCAGCCGATCACTTCAGAGTATTTAGACTATGACGAAGTAATGGAAAAATATGATGCAATGATGGAATGGATCGCTGGTTTGTATTTGAACACATTGAATATCATTCATTACATGCATGATAAATACTCTTATGAGCGCATTGAAATGGCCTTACACGATAGCGAAGTAATGAGAACTATGGCGACTGGTATTGCTGGGTTCTCTGTAGTCATTGATTCCTTATCAGCTATTAAATACGCTAAAGTCAAAGCTATTCGCGACGAAAACGGCTTAGTCACTGATTATGAAATTGAAGGGGACTACCCTAAATTTGGCAATAATGATAATCGTGCAGATGATATTGGCATCTGGTTATTAAAAACATTTATGTCAAAAGTAAAAAAACACCCCACATATCGGGGAGCAACACACACAACATCTATTTTAACAATCACATCAAATGTCGTTTACGGTAAAAAGACTGGAAACACTCCTGATGGACGTCGTGCAGGGGAACCTTTTGCTCCTGGTGCGAATCCTATGCACGGGCGTGATACACATGGAGCATTAGCAAGTTTAAATTCAGTGGCTAAAATACCTTATCGTTACTCTTTAGACGGCATTTCAAATACGTTCTCGATTATTCCTAAAGCATTAGGGAAAGAAGATGAGGTTCAACAATCAAATCTAGCAAATATGTTAGACGGCTACGTAAAAAAAGGCGGGCATCATCTAAACGTGAATGTCTTTAATCGAGAAACGCTGTTAGATGCTATGGACCATCCGGAAGATTACCCGCAATTAACGATCCGTGTCTCTGGCTACGCTGTAAACTTCATTAAGCTAACGCGTGAGCAACAGATGGATGTTATCAACCGTACGATGCACGGCAGTATGTAA